The Desulfovibrio sp. DNA window GGGCGCTCGCCAGCCATGGATGCCCTGCCCGACTGCCGCATGCTGCAGCAGATGGGCGTCACCACGCTCAAGGCCATCCACAAGGCAGTGGACCCGCCCATGAGCGTGGCGGCGGGGCTGCGCTCTGTGGGGCTTGATCTCACACCCGGCGGCGTCAACTACGTGGACAGCGCACCGGGGCAGAGCCCGCAGGCAGCCACGCCCCTGCTCCAGATCAATCCCGATCTCGGCACGGCGCGCAAGGCAATGGAATCGGTGCAGGACCAGATACGCAAGGGGCTCTACAACGACCTGTTCAAGCTCATTCTTGAGGGACGCAGCGGCGTGACCGCCAGCGAAATTGCCGCAAGGGAAGAAGAAAAGCTCATTCTGGTTGGCCCTGTGCTGGAGCGCCTGCACGACGAACTGTTTATTCCGCTCATGGACCGCACCTTTGAATGCATGCGCGACCTCGACATGCTGCCCCCCTGCCCGCCCGAACTGGCGGGCCGACGCCTGCGAGTTGAATTTGTATCGCTGCTGGCGCAGGCGCAAAAGTTGGTGGGCATCAATGCGGCAGACCAGTACCTGGCCCTGACCCTCAAGGCTTCGGCTGCCTGGCCCGAAGCCCTCGATATCCTCAATGTCGATCATCTGCTCGACAATTATGCAGAAAGCCTGGGCCTGCCAGTAAACCTCACGCGCTCGTCTGAAGAACGCAAACAGATGCGTACCGCAAGGGCCGAGGCCGCACAGGCGCAGACCGTCACCGAAGCGGTGCAGAAAGGCGTGGACATGGTGCGCGAGCTGGCGCAAAGCCCCCTCGAAAACCCCGACGGCAAACAGGGCAGTGTACTCGACAGCCTTGTGCGGATGCTACGCCACGCCCTGCCCGGAGGCCTGGACCGAGATCAGGTTGAGCTAACACCAAAGCCCAACCCGATGCCAGAGGCAGGACATGAACCCAAACCAGCGGGGACCCCCTGATGGATGTTTTCGCCCTCTACGAACAGGAGCAGCAAAACACAGCCCACAATACCAGCCGGGCTGACGCCCTCGATGCCGCCATGCGGCAGGCAGTGGACGGGCTGATGGCAAACCCGCAGGGACGCCTGCTGCTGCGCTGGCTGCTGCACCTGTGCCGCAACTTTAGCGTCGAAGAGGTGGGCATCGTACCCCAACCAGCTGAAAGCGCACGGCTTTTCTTTACCGAAGGCCGCCGCATGGTGGGCATGCGCCTCATGCAACTGCTGCAACAAGCCAACCCCAGCCATCTTCCTGCTCTGCTGCAAACAAAGGAGAACGACGCTCATGACCTCAGCACCCTCTGATCTTTCCACCGGTACAGTGGGCGATTTAGCTCCAGCGGACGACATGTCCAATGCCTTTGCCAGTGGTATGCCCAATGGCGGTAATTCCGCACCTGCTTCTGCATCTGCCCCGGCCCCAGCGGCTGCAGAGGGCTCACCCGACCAGCAGGGGCAGCAGGTCGACCCTTTTGCCCAGCGCCTGCACGAGCACGAAACAAGCCAGCGGCAGCAATGGCAGGAGCAGGTAAACCAGTGGCGCAGAGAAGTCACGGAAGACCCCCACATCGGCGGGGCCAACCTGCCCGCCACCGTGGCCCGTGCCCAGCTTGCCCTTGACCGTTTTGACGATGGCAAGCGCATTGGCCAGCTGCTGGAACAGACCGGCTATGGCAATAATCCTGATGTATTGCGGTTCTTTAACCGCCTTGCAGACGCCCTCATGGAGGACGGGCTGGTGCAGGGGCAGGCAGGCGGAGCCATGCCGCCGCTTGAGGAACGCATGTACGCGGGCTGGAGCTCGCGCAACGGCAGGGCCTGATTCTCTGCCCGCAGATTTTGCAACCGCACTGATTCAGTAAGCACAAAACAAAAAATACGAGGGTATTATGGCTAATTCCATGGGTTTGGTGGTGTCCCTGGCTGAAATGGAACAGTTCTACCGTGGCGACAAGGCCGGGCAGATCATTGAGCTGATGAACAAAACCAACGACATCATGGACGATGTGCTCTGGATGGAATCAAACCAGAGCGACGGACACCTC harbors:
- a CDS encoding portal protein, producing MTVSSFTATAQEDSGIASGLEDVQALSRRYDSLLRRRAPWDSAWQSLADHFLPTRCRLNPQADVAEEGPMLNRGLVDATGILAMRTLAAGLQGGLTSPARPWFRLSLDDTELARSRAGQAWLDEVATRMRSVFQRSNFYNAMHTLYGELGTFGTAFVFELADPQNGFRFVPLCAGEYALDCDATRKVDTVFRRSAMTLRQIMQAFGPAALPETLREAARRNPDERRNVIQAVYQRENALQGQWDPTRMPVASVYWLEGRDGNRHALKISGFRSFPGFGPRWDVAGNDVYGRSPAMDALPDCRMLQQMGVTTLKAIHKAVDPPMSVAAGLRSVGLDLTPGGVNYVDSAPGQSPQAATPLLQINPDLGTARKAMESVQDQIRKGLYNDLFKLILEGRSGVTASEIAAREEEKLILVGPVLERLHDELFIPLMDRTFECMRDLDMLPPCPPELAGRRLRVEFVSLLAQAQKLVGINAADQYLALTLKASAAWPEALDILNVDHLLDNYAESLGLPVNLTRSSEERKQMRTARAEAAQAQTVTEAVQKGVDMVRELAQSPLENPDGKQGSVLDSLVRMLRHALPGGLDRDQVELTPKPNPMPEAGHEPKPAGTP